Proteins from a genomic interval of Hornefia porci:
- a CDS encoding M20/M25/M40 family metallo-hydrolase produces the protein MVRGQGNDAVVFVHHNDVVDVEDYKLLKEYAFSPDELEKELAGIRESLPEDAGRDLESGEWLFGRGGCDMKGGGAIQFSLLRRYAQLPDFRGNVIVIAVPDEENLSAGMRRAVQLLAELKDRYGFDYKIMFNSEPHQRKNPDVGIISEGSVGKLLPFVYVRGYLSHIGKVYEGLNPVSLLSEIVRRTELNVDFSDVVGNECAPPPTWLYMKDSKKHYDVSMPLSASGCFSVLTLDQSPQSLLNKVKSVCEEAFECVVADMNDSYRRFCETAEPVASELPWKSRVEDFDTLLREAASAYGDRFREAYERKRKDALARVASGETDLIECNFEIVDFVFEYIDDFSPRVIYGLIPPYYPNVSNVFFEGLEPSVAGLYEKLDQFAAENFRQHYEREYFYTGICDLSFTSIRGGADIRKALERSMPLLGEYFDLPVEAIEKISMPCMNIGPWGKDFHKMTERVYKEDLYERTPMLLNRAVELILNGGQPLKGVLNGLQEGMNIPDL, from the coding sequence ATGGTGAGAGGTCAGGGAAACGACGCGGTGGTCTTTGTTCATCACAATGATGTGGTTGACGTGGAGGATTATAAGCTCCTGAAGGAATACGCATTTTCTCCGGATGAGCTGGAGAAGGAGCTGGCGGGAATCAGGGAATCTCTGCCGGAGGATGCCGGGAGGGATCTGGAATCGGGCGAGTGGCTGTTCGGACGGGGCGGCTGCGATATGAAGGGCGGCGGAGCAATTCAGTTTTCTCTGCTCCGGAGATACGCGCAGCTTCCGGATTTCCGCGGGAATGTCATTGTGATTGCGGTGCCGGATGAGGAAAATCTTTCCGCGGGTATGCGCCGCGCCGTGCAGCTTCTGGCGGAACTGAAGGATCGGTATGGCTTCGACTATAAAATCATGTTCAATTCCGAGCCGCATCAGCGGAAGAATCCTGACGTGGGAATTATTTCAGAGGGCTCGGTGGGCAAGCTCCTGCCGTTCGTGTATGTCCGCGGCTATCTGTCACATATCGGAAAAGTCTACGAGGGTCTGAACCCGGTCAGCCTGTTGAGTGAAATTGTGAGACGGACGGAGCTGAATGTGGATTTTTCGGACGTTGTGGGCAATGAATGTGCACCGCCGCCCACCTGGCTGTACATGAAGGACAGCAAGAAACACTACGACGTGTCAATGCCGCTTTCTGCTTCCGGGTGCTTCAGCGTTCTGACGCTGGATCAGTCGCCGCAGAGCCTTCTGAACAAAGTGAAATCTGTCTGCGAGGAGGCGTTTGAATGTGTAGTCGCAGACATGAACGACAGTTATCGGCGATTCTGCGAGACGGCGGAACCGGTGGCGTCGGAGCTTCCCTGGAAGAGCAGGGTGGAAGATTTCGATACTCTGCTTCGGGAGGCGGCGTCAGCTTATGGCGACCGCTTCCGGGAGGCGTACGAAAGAAAAAGAAAAGACGCTCTGGCGCGGGTCGCTTCCGGAGAAACGGATCTGATAGAATGTAATTTTGAAATCGTGGATTTCGTTTTTGAGTACATTGATGATTTTTCTCCAAGAGTGATCTACGGACTGATTCCGCCTTACTATCCGAATGTATCCAATGTGTTTTTCGAGGGGCTGGAGCCCTCTGTGGCAGGACTTTACGAAAAACTGGATCAGTTTGCGGCGGAGAACTTCCGGCAGCATTATGAGAGAGAATATTTCTATACGGGAATCTGTGATCTGTCCTTTACGAGTATCCGCGGCGGAGCGGATATCCGGAAGGCACTGGAGCGGTCGATGCCGCTTCTGGGAGAGTACTTCGACCTGCCCGTTGAAGCCATTGAGAAAATATCCATGCCCTGCATGAACATCGGCCCGTGGGGGAAGGATTTTCACAAGATGACCGAGAGGGTGTACAAAGAAGATCTGTATGAGAGAACTCCAATGCTGCTGAATCGGGCAGTGGAACTGATTCTGAACGGAGGGCAGCCGCTGAAAGGAGTCTTAAATGGACTTCAGGAGGGAATGAATATTCCGGATTTATAA
- a CDS encoding type I restriction endonuclease subunit R → MSGFYTEADYENSIIELFRNMGYRYVYAPDLERDFHSPLFEEELISALHRLNPKMPEDAITDALSKLKHFENAELVQKNELFMDYLQHGIEVRYFVKGEERSGLVYIADYKNPENDSFVVANQWTFIENSNKRPDVLLFLNGLPVVLIELKSPSREETDASEGYLQIRNYMQEIPSMFIYNCICVISDHLTSKAGTITSGEDRFMEWKTKDGSYENTQYAQFDTFFEGMFEKERLLDIIKNFICFSNEGLKKFKILAGYHQYFAVRKAIESTKNATVTDGKGGVFWHTQGSGKSLSMVFYAHLLQEALDSPTIVVITDRNDLDDQLYGQFAKCKDFLRQEPVHATCRKLTETSGKNDIGLKDWLDGRQANGIIFTTMQKFEESSEPLSERRNIIVMADEAHRSQYGLKEKVDAKTGEIKVGTARIIRDSLPNATYIGFTGTPISAKDRNTREVFGDYIDIYDMTQAVEDGATRPVYYESRVIKLKFDEATLHLIDQEYDIMANNADPEVVEKSKKELGQMEAVLGNDATIDSLVNDILDHYENYRADLLTGKAMVVAYSRAIAMKIYNRILELRPSWKEKVKVVMTESNKDPEEWRAVIGNKRRRDELAKEFKDNNSEMKIAIVVDMWLTGFDVPSLATMYVYKPMQGYNLMQAIARVNRVFQDKEGGLIVDYVGIASALKQAMNDYTARDKKNYGDTDIAKVAYPKFLEKLSICCDLFHGYDYFKFTNGTDLERSKVITGAVNFIVGTDKEREREDFIKEALLLRQALSLCSSLVERDLRVEAAFFESVRVLVMRLMNQGEGKKLSLPEMNARINELLKSSIKSDGVINLFSDIKEEFSLFDPKFLEEISKMKEKNLAVELLKKLIAEQVQIYRRTNVVKSEKFSEIIQGVMNRYLNGMLTNEEVIEELLKMAKQIRDAHEAGDELGLSEDELAFYDALTKPQAIKDFYENDELIAITKELTDALRRNRSIDWQKRDSARAKMRMMIKRLLKKHKYPPEGMDDAVATVMLQCELWTDNNDMERQVVSYAEDFSNKEQDLQMVAEETAPYGTKKEV, encoded by the coding sequence ATGTCAGGATTTTATACCGAAGCGGATTATGAGAATTCGATAATCGAATTATTCCGGAACATGGGGTACCGGTATGTATACGCACCGGATTTGGAGCGTGACTTCCATAGCCCTTTATTTGAAGAAGAATTGATATCTGCGCTGCATAGGTTGAATCCGAAAATGCCGGAGGATGCTATTACAGATGCGCTGTCCAAACTGAAGCATTTTGAAAACGCTGAACTTGTCCAGAAAAATGAACTCTTTATGGACTATCTTCAGCATGGAATCGAAGTTCGGTACTTCGTTAAGGGTGAGGAGCGCTCCGGCCTCGTCTATATTGCCGACTACAAAAATCCTGAAAACGACTCCTTTGTTGTGGCCAATCAATGGACGTTCATTGAAAACAGCAACAAGCGTCCCGATGTGCTTCTGTTTTTAAATGGCTTGCCGGTTGTACTTATTGAGCTGAAGTCACCATCTCGTGAGGAGACCGATGCATCAGAAGGATATCTACAGATCAGAAACTATATGCAGGAAATTCCTTCGATGTTTATCTATAACTGCATCTGTGTCATCAGCGATCATTTAACCAGCAAGGCCGGAACCATCACTTCCGGTGAAGATCGCTTCATGGAATGGAAAACAAAAGACGGCAGTTATGAGAATACGCAATACGCTCAGTTTGATACATTCTTTGAGGGAATGTTTGAAAAAGAGCGCCTGCTGGACATCATCAAAAACTTCATCTGCTTCTCAAATGAGGGGTTGAAGAAGTTTAAGATTCTGGCTGGCTATCACCAGTATTTTGCAGTGCGAAAGGCTATTGAATCTACAAAGAACGCCACGGTTACTGATGGTAAAGGTGGCGTATTCTGGCATACACAGGGCAGCGGAAAATCTCTGTCTATGGTTTTTTATGCACACCTTCTGCAGGAAGCGCTGGACAGCCCAACTATCGTAGTAATTACAGACCGTAACGATCTTGATGATCAGCTCTATGGTCAGTTTGCAAAGTGTAAGGATTTTCTGCGTCAGGAACCGGTGCATGCTACCTGTAGGAAGCTAACAGAGACTTCCGGGAAAAATGATATCGGATTGAAGGACTGGCTAGACGGCAGGCAGGCAAACGGCATCATTTTTACGACGATGCAGAAATTCGAGGAGTCTTCTGAGCCGCTTTCAGAGCGCCGTAACATCATCGTTATGGCTGATGAGGCGCATCGCAGCCAGTATGGATTGAAGGAAAAAGTTGACGCCAAGACCGGTGAGATAAAGGTCGGAACGGCGCGTATTATTCGTGATAGCCTTCCGAATGCTACATATATTGGATTTACCGGAACTCCCATCTCGGCGAAAGACAGAAATACCCGTGAGGTTTTTGGTGATTACATCGATATTTACGACATGACACAGGCCGTAGAGGATGGCGCAACGAGACCGGTATATTATGAGAGCCGCGTAATTAAGCTGAAATTCGACGAAGCTACGCTTCATCTGATTGATCAGGAATACGACATTATGGCGAATAATGCGGATCCTGAAGTGGTTGAAAAGAGCAAGAAGGAGCTTGGTCAGATGGAAGCTGTTCTTGGAAATGACGCTACCATAGATTCACTGGTTAATGATATTCTTGACCACTATGAAAATTATCGAGCCGATCTCCTGACAGGAAAGGCGATGGTTGTCGCGTATTCTCGCGCAATCGCTATGAAGATTTATAATCGTATTCTTGAACTGCGCCCAAGCTGGAAAGAAAAGGTCAAGGTTGTAATGACCGAGAGCAATAAAGATCCGGAAGAGTGGCGTGCTGTTATTGGGAATAAGCGCCGCAGGGATGAGCTCGCTAAGGAATTCAAAGACAATAATAGCGAAATGAAGATCGCCATAGTCGTTGATATGTGGTTGACTGGATTTGACGTTCCTTCTCTTGCAACGATGTATGTCTATAAGCCGATGCAGGGTTATAATCTGATGCAGGCCATTGCCCGTGTCAATCGTGTCTTTCAGGATAAAGAAGGCGGCTTGATTGTTGACTATGTAGGCATTGCATCAGCATTGAAACAGGCCATGAATGACTATACGGCTCGTGATAAAAAGAATTACGGTGATACCGATATTGCCAAAGTGGCGTATCCGAAGTTCCTTGAGAAACTCTCCATTTGCTGTGATCTGTTCCACGGATATGACTATTTCAAGTTTACGAACGGCACCGATCTTGAACGCTCGAAGGTTATCACCGGGGCAGTTAACTTCATTGTAGGAACTGACAAGGAAAGAGAACGCGAAGACTTCATCAAAGAAGCACTGTTGTTGCGTCAGGCTTTGTCTCTCTGCTCTTCACTGGTAGAGCGTGATCTGCGAGTCGAGGCGGCATTCTTTGAATCTGTCCGCGTGCTTGTTATGCGCTTAATGAATCAGGGCGAGGGTAAGAAGCTATCTCTGCCGGAAATGAACGCTCGTATCAATGAACTTCTGAAATCTAGCATCAAGAGCGATGGTGTTATCAATTTGTTCTCTGATATTAAAGAGGAATTCTCCCTGTTCGACCCTAAATTCCTTGAGGAAATTTCAAAGATGAAGGAGAAGAATCTTGCTGTTGAGCTTCTGAAAAAACTAATAGCGGAACAGGTGCAGATATATAGACGCACGAATGTGGTTAAGTCCGAGAAATTCAGTGAAATTATTCAAGGTGTCATGAACCGGTATCTGAACGGAATGCTTACCAATGAGGAAGTAATCGAGGAACTTCTGAAAATGGCAAAGCAGATTCGTGATGCACATGAAGCCGGGGATGAGCTTGGCCTTTCTGAAGATGAGCTGGCATTCTATGATGCCCTTACCAAGCCACAGGCAATTAAGGACTTCTATGAAAATGATGAGCTGATTGCTATTACAAAAGAGCTCACAGATGCGCTGCGCAGGAATCGATCTATCGATTGGCAGAAACGTGATTCTGCACGCGCTAAGATGCGCATGATGATTAAGAGACTATTAAAGAAACATAAATACCCGCCAGAAGGAATGGATGATGCTGTTGCCACAGTAATGCTTCAGTGTGAGCTGTGGACGGACAATAACGATATGGAGCGTCAGGTAGTTAGCTATGCTGAGGATTTCAGCAATAAAGAACAGGATTTACAGATGGTAGCGGAGGAAACTGCACCATACGGAACAAAGAAGGAGGTCTAA